One window of the Penaeus monodon isolate SGIC_2016 chromosome 1, NSTDA_Pmon_1, whole genome shotgun sequence genome contains the following:
- the LOC119575629 gene encoding uncharacterized protein K02A2.6-like produces the protein MILDQFKSSLSPDLRIYIKEHNVPTLDQTVQLADNWAAAHNAYPKSNTTFKTKKSTENKPVNHVPVMKENFIKEIKCHNCGEFGHYRSRCPKNPLAFKSIPSERNPEKVSFSLSDSTPRKYLANGTVNGQKVSTILRDSGCSCVLISNEVLPDIDISNSKLVKVCDYLGRVDYFPQVRCYITCPYFVGWTNALRAPLKFCSVLIGNIPGVRDSNSNTDVFDSPVHKNDQVQAIQTRAYKNKRIHPLVLPKLKPVNITPTEFAKLQSSCPSLSSVREKVKSREPHMTRDGMKFEYIENDGLLYRKCIKSKFHDRIGKMSLVVPADCRAIVTSIAHESPLAGHFSHLKTLRRVTDQFYWPSMGSDVRDFCRSCDKCQRMSHKGRVKPVPIKPMPIITEPFLRVAIDIVGPLNPPSDDGHKYILTLIDYATGFPEAIPLREIDSVSVAEALLVIFSRVGIPREILSDRGTQFTSQLMGELHKLLGIKPLFTTPYHPSGNGRVERFHSTLKASLRKLCVDKPKDWHRYLIPTLFALREIPSDRTGFSAFELLYGRAVRGPLTVLRDLWEDRSIKDDERTTFQYVIELRDKLEECAKIAAHNADISSTRYC, from the exons ATGATACTTGACCAATTTAAATCATCTCTTTCCCCGGATCTTAGGATATATATCAAAGAGCATAATGTACCTACTCTTGATCAGACGGTGCAGTTGGCTGATAACTGGGCTGCCGCTCACAATGCTTATCCCAAGTCGAACACTACTTTCAAAACCAAGAAAAGTACGGAGAATAAGCCCGTTAATCATGTTCCTGTCATGAAGGAGAACTTTATCAAAGAAATCAAATGTCACAATTGTGGAGAATTTGGTCACTACAGGAGTCGATGCCCTAAAAATCCTTTAGCTTTTAAGAGTATTCCTTCAGAGAGGAATCCTGAAAAGGTTAGCTTTTCATTATCAGATTCAACTCCACGTAAATATCTGGCTAATGGTACAGTAAATGGACAGAAAGTTTCCACTATCCTTAGAGACTCTGGTTGTTCATGTGTTTTGATCTCAAACGAAGTACTGCCCGATATTGATATCAGTAACAGTAAATTAGTCAAAGTTTGCGATTACTTGGGGCGAGTAGATTATTTTCCTCAGGTTCGCTGTTACATCACCTGCCCCTACTTTGTTGGATGGACGAATGCCCTGCGAGCACCTCTCAAATTTTGCAGTGTGCTCATCGGTAATATCCCAGGGGTACGAGATTCTAATTCAAATACTGATGTATTTGATTCTCCCGTCCATAAGAATGACCAGGTTCAGGCTATACAGACCAGGGCGTACAAGAACAAGAGGATTCATCCTCTCGTTCTGCCTAAATTGAAACCTGTAAATATCACTCCGACGGAATTTGCGAAACTGCAAAGTTCCTGTCCCTCACTGTCTTCTGTCAGGGAAAAGGTCAAATCGAGAGAACCTCATATGACCCGTGATGGTATGAAGTTTGAGTATATTGAAAATGATGGATTGCTTTACCGCAAGTGCATAAAATCTAAATTTCATGATAGGATTGGGAAGATGTCTTTAGTCGTGCCCGCCGACTGCCGAGCTATAGTAACGTCAATTGCTCATGAGTCTCCTCTCGCTGGCCACTTTTCTCATCTCAAGACTTTGAGAAGGGTAACAGATCAGTTTTATTGGCCAAGTATGGGAAGTGACGTGAGAGATTTTTGCCGATCTTGTGATAAATGCCAACGAATGTCACACAAAGGGCGAGTGAAACCCGTCCCTATTAAACCCATGCCGATTATTACGGAGCCCTTTTTGCGTGTTGCAATAGACATAGTAGGTCCCCTGAATCCCCcctctgatgatggacacaagtATATTTTAACACTTATAGACTACGCGACGGGCTTCCCTGAAGCAATTCCGCTCAGAGAAATAGACTCCGTGTCTGTGGCGGAAGCTTTGCTCGTTATATTTTCCAGAGTAGGAATTCCCAGGGAAATTCTTTCCGACAGAGGCACGCAGTTCACTTCACAACTGATGGGTGAACTTCATAAATTGTTGGGTATTAAGCCTCTCTTCACCACTCCATATCATCCTAGTGGAAATGGAAGGGTTGAAAGATTTCATAGTACTCTGAAAGCATCCTTAAGAAAGCTGTGTGTGGACAAGCCCAAAGATTGGCACCGCTATCTTATTCCTACTTTATTTGCCCTCAGAGAAATTCCGAGTGACAGGACTGGGTTTTCTGCCTTCGAACTCCTGTATGGTCGTGCTGTGCGAGGTCCTCTGACAGTGCTGAGAGATCTATGGGAGGATAGGAGTATCAAGGATGACGAGCGAACTACCTTTCAGTATGTCATAGAGCTCAGGGATAAACTAGAGGAATGTGCTAAGATAGCTGCTCATAATGCTGACATCAGCTCAACCAG atACTGCTAA